A genome region from Aphelocoma coerulescens isolate FSJ_1873_10779 chromosome Z unlocalized genomic scaffold, UR_Acoe_1.0 ChrZ, whole genome shotgun sequence includes the following:
- the RPL37 gene encoding large ribosomal subunit protein eL37 produces the protein MTKGTSSFGKRRNKTHTLCRRCGSKAYHLQKSTCGKCGYPAKRKRKYNWSAKAKRRNTTGTGRMRHLKKVYRRFRNGFREGTTPKPKRAAVAASSSS, from the exons ATG ACGAAGGGTACATCGTCGTTTGGTAAGCGACGAAATAAGACACACACCCTGTGTCGTCGATGTGGGTCCAAGGCGTACCATCTGCAAAAATCGACCTGTGGGAAATGTGGTTATCCTGCTAAGCGTAAGAGAAAGT ATAACTGGAGTGCCAAGGCTAAACGACGCAACACCACTGGTACTGGTCGCATGAGGCACCTGAAAAAGGTCTACCGTCGATTCAG GAATGGATTCCGTGAGGGAACCACACCGAAGCCCAAGAGAGCAGCTGTTGCAGCCTCCAGTTCATCTTAA